The Dasypus novemcinctus isolate mDasNov1 chromosome 2, mDasNov1.1.hap2, whole genome shotgun sequence genome includes a region encoding these proteins:
- the EMB gene encoding embigin isoform X2, whose translation MMAKYSNLSLESHNISLTEHSSVPIEKNITLEKPSNIALMCLFTTSGNLSLVNVTWKKDNELLKDNYLTNATGSILYSQYMVAIVDSNQMGSYSCFFEEQKEQRGTFNLKVPEIHGKNKPLITYVGDSTVLTCKCHDCVPLNWTWYSSNGSVQVPVDVQTTEKYVINGTYANETKLKIMQLSEEDKGFYWCHAIFLLGESKNHIELVVLSYLVPLKPFLAIAAEVVLLVAIILLCEMYTQKKNKHLEEDKEFEQIEQLKSEDSNGIENSVPRHRKN comes from the exons AACATTCCAGTGtgccaatagaaaaaaatattactttagaAAAACCTTCTAATATAGCACTCATGTGCCTATTCACAACATCTGGGAATTTGAGTTTAGTAAATGTGACTTGGAAAAAAGATAATGAACTGCTCAAGGATAATTATCTCACCAATGCAACGGGAAGCATCCTATATTCTCAATACAT GGTCGCAATCGTTGATAGCAACCAAATGGGAAGTTATTCTTGTTTCTTTGAAGAGCAGAAGGAACAAAGGGGCACATTTAATCTCAAAG TACCTGAAattcatggaaaaaataaaccattgaTCACCTATGTGGGAGATTCTACTGTTTTGACATGTAAATGTCATGATTGTGTTCCTTTAAATTGGACCTGGTATAGTAGTAATGGGAGTGTACAG GTTCCTGTTGATGTGCAAACCACTGAAAAGTATGTGATCAATGGAACATATGCTAATGAAACAAAGCTCAAGATAATGCAGCTCTCAGAAGAAGATAAAGGATTTTACTGGTGCCATGCTATATTCCTATTAGGCGAGAGTAAAAATCACATTGAACTTGTCGTGCTGAGCTATTTGGTGCCCCTTAAGCCATTTCTTGCGATAGCTGCTGAGgttgttcttttagttgctattattcTGCTCTGTGAAATgtacacacaaaagaaaaataagcacctag AGGAAGATAAAGAATTTGAACAAATTGAACAGCT GAAATCAGAAGATAGCAATGGTATAGAAAACAGTGTCCCAAGGCACAGAAAAAATTAG